The Armatimonadota bacterium genome segment CGTCTGCCTCGTCGTTTTTGGCATCATCGGTTACATCGTCTATCAGGGCGCGCCCGCTATAAGTTGGCAGTTTCTATCCAGTCCTCCCATCGAGGGCATGTCGGGCGGGGGCATTTGGCCCATGATCCGCGGATCGCTGTTGCTGATGGCCGGTACGATGGTTCTATCGTTGCCGTTGGGCATCTTGGCCGGTATTTGCTTGGCCGAATATGCCGACCAGAGACCGGTTTTGCGCCTCATGCGGGCCTGCGTAACGACGCTGGCCGGCACGCCGCCCATCATCTACGGCCTGTTCGGTCTTGCTATTTTCGTGCTCATGTTCAAGTTTGGGGTCAGTCTGCTGGCGGGCTGGTGCACGCTGACGCTGTTTGCGCTGCCAGTCATTATTCTCTCAACCGAAACGGGCATTCGCCAAGTGCCGCAGACCTTTATCGACGGCGGACTGGCGCTGGGGCTGACGCCGTGGCAAACCATGCGAAGAATCATCCTGCCCAATGCGATGTCCTCGATATTGACCGGCGTCGTGCTGGCCGTCAGCCGGGCTGCGGGCGAGGCGACGCCGATCCTGTTTACTGCTGGAATCTACTACTACACAGGCGAGTTGCAACTGAATGTACAGACCGCGTTTGCGCCTGTGGCCAACCTGCCGTACCATCTGGCCGAGGGCTATCGCCAGGGGACGGCCATACCGGAGAAGATCATATGGGGAACCTGTCTAGTCTTGATGCTGTTCATCCTGTGCCTCAATTTGGCAGCGATACTGCTGAGGACGCGAGCGCGGCGACGGCAACAATGGTAGCGGCCTCGGCATTGACCGATGTCAAGGCGGCAATCTCCACCGATGGCCTATCGGTGCACTATGCAGACAAGCCGGCGCTGATGGACGTAACGCTCGAACTGCCGCGCCGAAAAGTCTCGGCACTGATCGGCCCCAGCGGATGCGGCAAGAGCACTTTCTTGCGCTCGAT includes the following:
- the pstA gene encoding phosphate ABC transporter permease PstA, with amino-acid sequence MAILAHGRISEIGLERRDRRRSRVDRIYLAWLGGAAVSVCLVVFGIIGYIVYQGAPAISWQFLSSPPIEGMSGGGIWPMIRGSLLLMAGTMVLSLPLGILAGICLAEYADQRPVLRLMRACVTTLAGTPPIIYGLFGLAIFVLMFKFGVSLLAGWCTLTLFALPVIILSTETGIRQVPQTFIDGGLALGLTPWQTMRRIILPNAMSSILTGVVLAVSRAAGEATPILFTAGIYYYTGELQLNVQTAFAPVANLPYHLAEGYRQGTAIPEKIIWGTCLVLMLFILCLNLAAILLRTRARRRQQW